GTCGCCGCCCCCAGACGGCCGCCCCTTACCCTGCACGGTACACGCACGGGTAGCTGATCCGCCCCGCGCGGGATACCCCGCACAGGGTAGGCCTCACGCGGGTCAACGACCCAGTTCGCCGCGCAGTCCGGTCCGCACCAGCGCCGCGTGCAGCCGCTGCGACAGTGCTTGCAGCTCACGGGCGGTGTCGGCGGCCCGGGCCCGGGCAGCCGGGTCCTGCTGGCGCACCAGAGGTGCCAGCAACTGGGCGAAAAGGCCCACCTCCCGGTCGGCCGAGTTCTTGAACGCCCGCAGGTGACGCACCTCGAGGCCGAACTTCGTCAGGCCGACGACGGCCTCCACGATGATCACCGCGTCGGCGTCGTACCAGCCCGGCGGGCGGGCGACGACCAGGCCGATCTGCTCCAGCTCGGCCAGCAGCGCCTCGTCCACGCCGGTCCGCTCGACCAGGTCGTCGGCCGGGATGCGGGCGTCGGCCGGGTCGGCGGCCCGCTGCGTGCCGACCGCCACCAGCGTCGGCCGCTGCGGCACCACCGGCTCCTGCTCCATCCGGTCCAGCTGCTCCCGGATCACCCGCAGGGGGAGGTACTGATCACGTTGCGCGGTCAGCACGAACCGCAGCCGGGCCACGTCGTTCCACGAGTACTTGCGGTACCCGGAGGCGGTGCGTTGCGGGTCGACCAGACCCTCCGCCTCCAGGAACCGCAATTTCGAGATCGTGGTGTCGGGGAACTCGGTGCGCAGGTGGGCCAGCACCTCCCCGATGCTCATCAGCGCACCCTCGCGAGCGCCCGGAGAGCGCGTGGCCTCCGGGTCGCGTGCGGCAGCCCCCGACGGGTTCACGCCCGGCCGCCCTCGCCCTCCGGCCGCGGACCGGCGATGAACACCAGACGGAACTTGCCGATCTGGACCTCGTCGCCGTTGCTCAGCGTCGCCGCCTCGACGCGCTCACGGTTCACATAGGTGCCGTTGAGCGAGCCCACGTCGCGGACGGTGAACACGCCCCCGTCGCGGTGGAACTCGGCGTGGCGACGGGAAACCGTCACGTCGTCGAGGAAGATGTCACTGTCCGGGTGCCGCCCGCTGGTGGTCACGTCGTGATCCAGCAGGAACCGGGCACCCGCGTTCGGGCCACGCCGGACCACGAGCAGGGCCATGCCGGGAGGCAGGGAGCCGGACATGCGGCTGGGCACCACGTCGGTCTCGGGACCCTCGAGCACCTCGTCAAGGGCGCCAAGGTTCAGCGTGGACGTGACGTCGAGTGGGGGGAACTCGTCGTCTGGGCGCGTCATCGGACCACCTCACGGATCAGTTGGTCGTCGCCTCGACCGGCAAGGTCATGATGTTGCGACCTCGCCGAGGCCATCAAGGCCCGACGCACGACTATCGGTTTCGAAGGAATAACAGTTCTACATGTGCCCCGCGAGCCTAGTCAGCGCCAATATCGTGGGGCAACCAGACTCGCGGGTCGATGCTTGGGTCTAGCTTTCGGTCAGCGCCTGGTACGCCGCGGCGTCCAGCAGGCCCGCCACCGCCGCCGGATCGGCCGGAGCGATCTCCACCAGCCAGCCGGCCGCGTAGGGCTCCGCGTTGATCAACTCGGGCTCGTCGCCCAGCGTGTCGTTGCGGGCCACCACGGTGCCGGCGATCGGCGCGTAGATCTCCGAGACGCTCTTGGTCGACTCCACCTCGCCCATCGAGTCGCCGGCCGCGAGCTCGGTGCCCTCCTCGGGCAGCTGCACGTAGACGATGTCACCGAGCGCGTCCTGCGCGAAGTGGGTGATCCCCACCCGCACGGGGCCACTGCCGTCGCCGGCCACCCACTCGTGCTCCGCGGTGTACCGCAGATCCTCAGGAATCAACACTTCCTCCGTAGTCACGAAACCGGACGTGCGTACTGCAAGGCAGACGCCTTACGCACCGCGGTCACCTCGACCATGCTGCGCGAGTCCATGGTCACGCTACCGCCGTCGCTCTTCACCGACGCCACCACCCCGCCCGGGATCTGCAGCGCCGTGCTCATCGTCCCCGGCGGACCGATCACCAGGAGCCGGAACGGCCCGGTCAGACGCTCACCGTCGGCGATGATGCCACCACCGGCCGCATCGACGAAATAGCTGGAGGCGACAATCCGTACCGAAGCTCCGGTCCCGCTGTTGATCTGCATCACCTCGCCGCCGGCGCCGCGCAGCTCCTGAACGGTGTTCAGCACGTCGGACGCCTTCACCTTGGTCAGCGTGATCTCCAGACCCGGACCCCGCCCGGCGATCGTGCCGGCCAGCAGGCCCAGCTCCTGGCTGCGCCTGCTCGCCTCCTCCAGGGCCGCCTCGCGACCGGCGACACCCGAGGTGA
Above is a genomic segment from Actinoplanes ianthinogenes containing:
- the odhI gene encoding oxoglutarate dehydrogenase inhibitor Odhl, encoding MTRPDDEFPPLDVTSTLNLGALDEVLEGPETDVVPSRMSGSLPPGMALLVVRRGPNAGARFLLDHDVTTSGRHPDSDIFLDDVTVSRRHAEFHRDGGVFTVRDVGSLNGTYVNRERVEAATLSNGDEVQIGKFRLVFIAGPRPEGEGGRA
- a CDS encoding MerR family transcriptional regulator; its protein translation is MSIGEVLAHLRTEFPDTTISKLRFLEAEGLVDPQRTASGYRKYSWNDVARLRFVLTAQRDQYLPLRVIREQLDRMEQEPVVPQRPTLVAVGTQRAADPADARIPADDLVERTGVDEALLAELEQIGLVVARPPGWYDADAVIIVEAVVGLTKFGLEVRHLRAFKNSADREVGLFAQLLAPLVRQQDPAARARAADTARELQALSQRLHAALVRTGLRGELGR
- the gcvH gene encoding glycine cleavage system protein GcvH, with translation MIPEDLRYTAEHEWVAGDGSGPVRVGITHFAQDALGDIVYVQLPEEGTELAAGDSMGEVESTKSVSEIYAPIAGTVVARNDTLGDEPELINAEPYAAGWLVEIAPADPAAVAGLLDAAAYQALTES